The [Clostridium] celerecrescens 18A genomic sequence CATCCACTCCGGTGCAGTCACCGCGATGGGCAAATCAGAAATATCGGCATCCAGATGGTCGGCCAGGGCCGTTACAAGCATGGAAATTCTTCCTGTATCCGTGCAGGTTCCAAAGCTTAACACAGGAGGGATCCCCAAAGCCCTGCACACTCCCTGCAGACCTTCTCCGGCCTGATCGATGGCTTCTAAATTGCACATTCCCGCAACCTCTAATCCATGGTTTCCGCACCCCCCTGCAACTACAAGGATGTCTTTTTTAATCAGTTCTTTTGTTAAATTTACCGTATTCCAATCCTGAGGTCCATTTCTTAATGTGGAACAGTTTGCCAGGGCAACAATTCCTTTTAACTGTCCATTTGCAATGACATCCACCAGATTATTTAAATCATTTCCGATTGCATTTAATACTGCTTCCGTGGAAAATCCGGCAATGGCTTTTTGCTTGTATTTTGGAACCATGGGCTTAATCTGGTCATGCCTTTTCTTAAAGTTCTCAATGGCAACGTTAATGCACGTCTCCGCCATTTCCTCTGCCTTGCCCGGATAATATGGCATCTTATGCTCTGTGCCGGGAACACCGATAATCGTGCTGACGCTTACAAGCGCTACCTGATATTTTTCCGCATATTGATCGATGGCAGGCGGAGAACAGTTTTCTTCCATTACAAATGCATCCACCGTCCCTGTTGCTAAAAACGGTTCAATGGATAACCAGTTACCCATAAGGCCCACAAACACATCATCCATTTCAAATCTTTGCAGCAATTCTTGTCCGGTCTCAATGGAGCCTACGATATGAATTCCCTTTGCTCCGGCCTGCCTTGCCATATCCTGATACTTCTGCATCCTTGCCTTCTGTAAAGCAGCAACTCCAATCCAGGGCTGATGTCCATTAAATGCAATATTTACGTAGTCAGGATCCATAATTCCCAAATCCACATCCACTTCATGAGGCATCGGCGTTCCAAATAGTATATCCTGGGTCATTTCGAGGCCAATCTGCGCAGTATAAATCGTGGATAGACCTAAGCGCAGAGCTTTTGTTGCCAGGGAAACGTAATCGCCATCTACGTTGGTAAGGCAGCTTGCAATGCTGTTCTGTACTTCGTGTTCAACGCCTGATGGGTAAATGTGTAAGTCTTCCCAAATCTTTTTTCGTTTTTTCGGTGAAAAGACTTCTACCATAACACTTTTCTCATCAGGGCTTATTTTCATCTCCCGGTCAAGAAATTCTGCAAGGCTTACAGCCATCTGGTTCACATCCTGGTTTGTATTGATCCCTGTTTTTTCACACATCCATTTTAATTTGTTAACGTCCGTAATCTGAAAAACAGTATTGCCTTTTCCTGTTTCTTTTAAGGTCCGGAAGGCCTCGTAAGCATGATGGGCATAGGTGGCAGCTCCCATAATGTTTCGCATAAGAAGATTTCTCATGGCCATGGCATCCGGGCCAATTCCGCAAACACCCTTTTCCGGCCCCTTCTGTTCATTGATTCTGCAAGGTCCATTGGTACATAATTGGCAGCTTAATCCCTGCAGGCAAAATTTGCATCGTATCTTTTCCTGCTCGTCCCATCTGGAAAATACGCTAGATAATCCGTCATCCCTTATCCTCACCAGCATCTCTTCCACGGAGTCATGATAGCTTACCCGTCCTTCTGTCTTTTCTAAAACCGTCTCTGGCATAATTACCTCCATTAAAATATCATTCAGTCAGTAGTATGCCAAATTTTAGAAACCCTATTCTATTTGCATCGAATCAGACGGTCCGCTCCAAATCATTAACCTCCCAGAGTCACATCCTGCCTGGAATACCATTCAATGGCATCGTATACGTGCTGAGGCGTAAAATCCGGCCAGTAATCATCGATCACATACATATCTGAGTAAACGGACTGTACCGGCAGGAAACCGGACAGCCTTCTGCGGCCTCCCCACCGGATCACCAGATCGATCCTGGAAACATCGGCGGTTTTTAATTTAGGGCCTATGGCTCCGTCATGAAGTCCCAGATCCCACTCCCAGCTGTAATTGACTAGAAAATTGATCTTCATTCCTCCATTGCCGAACTGGTGCCTGTTGGTATATGGCTTCAGCTCCTCCGGAAACATTGACGTTGTTTTTCCCAGAACC encodes the following:
- the cooS gene encoding anaerobic carbon-monoxide dehydrogenase catalytic subunit, which gives rise to MPETVLEKTEGRVSYHDSVEEMLVRIRDDGLSSVFSRWDEQEKIRCKFCLQGLSCQLCTNGPCRINEQKGPEKGVCGIGPDAMAMRNLLMRNIMGAATYAHHAYEAFRTLKETGKGNTVFQITDVNKLKWMCEKTGINTNQDVNQMAVSLAEFLDREMKISPDEKSVMVEVFSPKKRKKIWEDLHIYPSGVEHEVQNSIASCLTNVDGDYVSLATKALRLGLSTIYTAQIGLEMTQDILFGTPMPHEVDVDLGIMDPDYVNIAFNGHQPWIGVAALQKARMQKYQDMARQAGAKGIHIVGSIETGQELLQRFEMDDVFVGLMGNWLSIEPFLATGTVDAFVMEENCSPPAIDQYAEKYQVALVSVSTIIGVPGTEHKMPYYPGKAEEMAETCINVAIENFKKRHDQIKPMVPKYKQKAIAGFSTEAVLNAIGNDLNNLVDVIANGQLKGIVALANCSTLRNGPQDWNTVNLTKELIKKDILVVAGGCGNHGLEVAGMCNLEAIDQAGEGLQGVCRALGIPPVLSFGTCTDTGRISMLVTALADHLDADISDLPIAVTAPEWMEQKATIDGLFAIAYGAYTHLSPTPFITGAPKLVKLLTEDVESLTGGKVALGDDPVQVANDIEDHIMKKRRNMGLN
- a CDS encoding undecaprenyl diphosphate synthase family protein, with amino-acid sequence MRIPKHIGIIPDGNRRWALGKGMGKEAGYDNGISPGMVLYHLCKKLGINEMTFYGFTVDNTKRPSIQREAFSKACVKAVEELSKEDAELLVLGKTTSMFPEELKPYTNRHQFGNGGMKINFLVNYSWEWDLGLHDGAIGPKLKTADVSRIDLVIRWGGRRRLSGFLPVQSVYSDMYVIDDYWPDFTPQHVYDAIEWYSRQDVTLGG